In Streptococcus oralis, a single window of DNA contains:
- a CDS encoding YbgA family protein, producing MEQINQKSQCQQLWARNKYLVLSHSSNIYNEIRQYLKNEQVEVSHVQELIDRACQIPEHRGQVCNAFQHIWGYFKKKATDVERKDYMLLLDRYRFGQASKQDLIAKTRELLDRYPNTYLQHSTLLKGDTHETLA from the coding sequence ATGGAACAAATTAACCAAAAATCCCAGTGTCAGCAACTCTGGGCTAGGAACAAATACCTCGTTTTGAGCCATTCCAGCAATATTTATAATGAAATTCGCCAATATCTCAAGAATGAACAGGTGGAGGTAAGTCATGTTCAGGAACTGATCGACCGTGCCTGTCAAATCCCTGAGCATAGGGGTCAGGTTTGCAATGCCTTTCAGCATATTTGGGGTTATTTCAAAAAGAAAGCGACAGATGTTGAGCGCAAAGACTATATGCTCTTGCTGGATCGCTACCGCTTTGGTCAAGCTTCTAAGCAAGATTTGATTGCTAAGACTCGAGAGTTACTTGATCGCTATCCCAATACCTACTTGCAACATTCGACTTTACTGAAAGGAGACACCCATGAGACTTTGGCATGA
- a CDS encoding TIGR02328 family protein — MRLWHEALISQLPRPQLLGQHRECCALRGNGWGKKHATVDYVFTHSPYRLYAYHRLIMEEMANRDYNVSPEWLDKNYRGKTCPPYQDLAEEKLGKPIYSEHDAGYYEECLANLREKGIELV, encoded by the coding sequence ATGAGACTTTGGCATGAGGCTTTGATTTCACAACTTCCCCGTCCGCAACTTTTGGGGCAACATAGAGAGTGTTGCGCCCTGCGTGGTAATGGCTGGGGCAAAAAGCATGCGACGGTTGATTATGTCTTTACTCACTCGCCCTATCGTCTCTATGCCTATCATCGCTTGATCATGGAGGAGATGGCTAACCGTGACTATAATGTCAGTCCAGAATGGCTAGACAAGAACTACCGTGGTAAGACTTGCCCTCCTTATCAAGATTTAGCAGAGGAGAAGCTAGGCAAGCCCATCTATAGTGAGCATGATGCAGGATACTATGAGGAATGTCTGGCTAATCTCCGAGAGAAAGGCATTGAGTTGGTGTAA
- a CDS encoding type II toxin-antitoxin system RelE/ParE family toxin, with product MHTIYFYKDKNGNEPVLDYMRELARKKSKDSRIKLNKLNDYIELLSQHGTRAGELYIKHLEDEIWELRPLRDRILFVAWLDGSFVLLHHFVKKTQKTPRREIDKAKRELKDLKERGLSDEE from the coding sequence GTGCATACAATTTACTTCTATAAGGACAAAAATGGAAATGAGCCAGTCTTAGATTATATGAGAGAATTGGCTAGAAAGAAGAGTAAGGATAGTCGCATCAAACTCAATAAACTAAACGACTATATCGAGTTGCTTAGTCAGCATGGGACTAGAGCTGGTGAACTCTATATCAAACATTTGGAAGATGAGATTTGGGAACTAAGACCTCTGAGGGATAGGATTTTATTTGTAGCGTGGCTTGATGGGAGTTTTGTTCTCTTACATCATTTTGTCAAAAAGACTCAGAAAACTCCTAGGAGAGAGATTGATAAAGCCAAGCGTGAACTGAAGGACTTAAAAGAAAGAGGGTTAAGTGATGAAGAATAG
- a CDS encoding helix-turn-helix domain-containing protein, protein MKNSAIGSNWKDVRSELFTKEEILESDMRVAIMSELIEARHEQGISQKKLEELSGVSQPVIARMETGKTSPQLDTVLKVLASLGKTLAVVPLEQEKN, encoded by the coding sequence ATGAAGAATAGTGCTATTGGGAGTAATTGGAAAGATGTCCGCTCTGAACTCTTCACCAAGGAGGAAATCCTTGAAAGTGATATGCGAGTGGCTATCATGAGTGAGTTGATTGAAGCCAGACACGAGCAAGGTATCAGTCAGAAAAAGCTAGAGGAACTCAGTGGAGTGAGCCAGCCTGTCATAGCTAGGATGGAGACAGGAAAGACTAGTCCTCAGTTGGATACGGTCTTAAAAGTCTTAGCCAGTTTAGGAAAGACACTAGCAGTCGTCCCACTTGAACAGGAAAAAAATTGA